The following are encoded in a window of bacterium genomic DNA:
- a CDS encoding GvpL/GvpF family gas vesicle protein, whose protein sequence is MENAEARYLYCIASSTEKVNFGSIGIDGSEVYTIVCQDLCAVVHNCSPAPYQSEDNEVVKKWAMTHQKVIDTAWEKFGTVLPLGFDTVIKGEEGITPDENIKSWVKKDYENLKEKIAKFKDKAEYAIQISWDARVIGGKLTESNPEIKKLNEEIESKSKGLAYMYKQKLENLLKKQMEAEAEKYFKDFYERIKKCVDEIKVEKVKKTEEGKQMLVNFSCLLFKEKSKVLGDELEKVNNMEGFFVRFTGPWPPYSFV, encoded by the coding sequence ATGGAAAACGCTGAAGCAAGATACCTTTATTGTATAGCAAGTAGCACCGAGAAGGTAAATTTTGGTAGTATTGGAATAGATGGTAGTGAGGTCTACACTATTGTCTGCCAGGATTTATGTGCGGTAGTCCATAATTGTTCTCCAGCCCCTTATCAATCAGAGGATAATGAAGTGGTAAAAAAATGGGCAATGACTCACCAAAAGGTTATTGATACTGCCTGGGAAAAATTTGGTACGGTTCTACCCCTGGGTTTTGATACCGTAATTAAAGGCGAGGAGGGAATTACCCCGGATGAGAATATAAAAAGTTGGGTTAAAAAGGATTATGAAAACTTAAAAGAAAAGATAGCCAAATTTAAAGACAAAGCTGAGTATGCGATTCAAATTTCCTGGGACGCCAGGGTGATTGGGGGAAAATTAACAGAAAGTAACCCGGAGATTAAAAAATTAAATGAGGAGATAGAATCCAAATCCAAAGGTCTGGCTTATATGTATAAACAGAAACTGGAGAATCTCTTAAAGAAACAAATGGAGGCAGAGGCCGAAAAATATTTTAAGGATTTTTATGAAAGAATTAAAAAATGTGTAGATGAAATTAAAGTAGAAAAGGTCAAAAAAACAGAAGAAGGAAAACAGATGCTGGTAAATTTCTCCTGTTTACTTTTTAAAGAAAAAAGTAAGGTATTGGGTGATGAATTAGAGAAGGTTAATAATATGGAAGGATTTTTTGTTCGTTTTACCGGCCCCTGGCCACCCTACTCATTCGTCTAA
- the gvpJ gene encoding gas vesicle protein GvpJ, protein MEPSRDTRATLVDLLDRVLDKGLVINADVIISVAGIPLLGINLRAALAGMETMLKYGVMQDWDEKSRAWEREHRKKMLPSLVEGEEIALKIYGSYYYSKGIYNAWKPGYFYLTNKRLILYRQDFDEITFQIPLEEIKALVMREEAHFVKEKKKQVLYLVDKQDQVYRLSAVETNQFKEAIEQRIKDMGLYLEENPVLPELKDEQIAGLLMEEEEVVHRGEKKVWYLVPAEGILQETWKPGHLYLTDKRLFWWYDFDKKIVFDILADRIVSVSTEIRKTSGLDSKKEKILNVVYQNTAKSTASFAGKEIDEWAGALNRIVSTRDAAGSVLEVGTCPECGKEAPVRELLEKGCAYCNWVSPRLRKKVQENVAKVY, encoded by the coding sequence GTGGAACCATCCAGAGATACACGCGCAACCCTGGTAGATTTATTGGATCGTGTTCTGGATAAAGGGCTGGTAATTAATGCCGATGTTATAATTTCTGTGGCCGGTATTCCTTTACTTGGCATCAATTTAAGGGCAGCGTTGGCCGGAATGGAGACCATGCTCAAATATGGGGTAATGCAGGACTGGGATGAAAAAAGTAGGGCCTGGGAGAGAGAACATAGGAAAAAGATGCTTCCTTCTCTGGTTGAAGGAGAAGAGATTGCCCTGAAAATATATGGTTCTTATTACTATAGTAAAGGAATCTATAATGCCTGGAAGCCAGGCTATTTTTATTTAACTAATAAAAGGCTTATTCTTTACCGTCAAGATTTTGATGAAATCACATTTCAGATACCATTAGAAGAAATAAAGGCGTTGGTAATGAGAGAGGAAGCGCATTTTGTTAAAGAAAAGAAAAAACAGGTACTTTATCTTGTAGATAAACAGGATCAGGTGTATCGGCTTAGTGCAGTAGAGACAAATCAGTTTAAAGAGGCTATTGAACAAAGAATAAAGGATATGGGACTTTATCTGGAAGAAAATCCTGTTCTTCCAGAACTTAAAGATGAGCAAATTGCCGGTTTGCTGATGGAGGAAGAGGAGGTTGTTCATCGGGGGGAGAAAAAGGTATGGTATTTAGTGCCGGCTGAAGGGATTCTGCAAGAGACCTGGAAGCCAGGCCATCTTTATCTTACAGATAAGAGGTTATTTTGGTGGTATGATTTTGATAAAAAGATAGTTTTTGATATTCTTGCTGATAGAATAGTCAGCGTTAGCACCGAAATAAGGAAAACAAGCGGTCTTGATAGTAAGAAGGAAAAGATACTGAATGTTGTATATCAGAATACAGCAAAAAGTACAGCTTCTTTTGCCGGAAAGGAAATAGATGAATGGGCGGGAGCACTAAATAGGATTGTTTCAACCCGGGATGCAGCAGGTTCTGTGCTTGAGGTGGGAACATGTCCTGAATGCGGTAAAGAAGCGCCGGTTAGAGAACTTTTAGAAAAGGGCTGCGCATATTGTAACTGGGTAAGCCCCAGGCTTAGAAAAAAGGTTCAAGAAAATGTAGCAAAGGTTTATTAA